In Micromonospora sp. WMMD980, the following are encoded in one genomic region:
- the purD gene encoding phosphoribosylamine--glycine ligase, with protein MRVLLVGGGGREHALALGLSADPSVEALVAAPGNPGIAEVASLREVTPTDPAAVAALAVEVAADLVVVGPEAPLVAGVADAVRAKGIAVFGPGAEAARLEGSKTFAKDVMTAAGVPTARAHTCTDAAAVARALDEFGAPYVVKDDGLAAGKGVVVTDDRAVAERHAAECGRVVIEEYLSGPEVSLFVVTDGEAALPLLPAQDFKRVGDGDTGPNTGGMGAYTPLPWAPLGLVDDVMRDVVHPTLAELRRRGAPFSGLLYVGLAITPAGPRVIEFNARFGDPETQVVLALLETPLAGLLHAAATGTLGAHPPLRWRDGAAVTVVVAAEGYPQGPRTGDVLTGADRAGIIHAGTRRDADGTVRSAGGRVVCGTATGADLAAARDAAYDLVRGIELAGAHHRTDIAAAAVDGRITIPG; from the coding sequence GTGCGGGTTCTTCTGGTGGGTGGTGGCGGGCGGGAGCATGCTCTCGCGCTCGGGTTGAGTGCTGATCCGTCGGTGGAGGCGCTGGTCGCGGCCCCGGGCAACCCGGGGATCGCCGAGGTGGCCTCGCTGCGGGAGGTGACGCCGACCGATCCGGCGGCCGTGGCGGCGCTCGCCGTCGAGGTCGCGGCGGACCTGGTGGTCGTCGGCCCCGAGGCGCCGCTGGTGGCCGGCGTCGCCGACGCGGTGCGCGCCAAGGGCATCGCGGTGTTCGGCCCGGGTGCGGAGGCGGCCCGGCTGGAGGGCTCCAAGACGTTCGCGAAGGACGTGATGACGGCGGCCGGCGTGCCGACCGCACGCGCCCACACCTGCACCGACGCGGCGGCCGTGGCGCGGGCGCTGGACGAGTTCGGCGCGCCGTACGTGGTGAAGGACGACGGGCTCGCCGCCGGCAAGGGCGTGGTGGTCACCGACGACCGGGCGGTCGCCGAGCGGCACGCGGCCGAGTGCGGCCGGGTGGTGATCGAGGAGTACCTGTCCGGCCCCGAGGTCTCCCTCTTCGTGGTCACCGACGGTGAGGCGGCCCTGCCGCTGCTGCCCGCGCAGGACTTCAAGCGGGTCGGCGACGGCGACACCGGGCCGAACACCGGCGGCATGGGGGCGTACACGCCGCTGCCCTGGGCCCCGCTGGGCCTGGTCGACGACGTGATGCGCGACGTGGTGCACCCGACGCTGGCCGAGCTGCGCCGCCGGGGCGCCCCGTTCAGCGGCCTGCTCTACGTGGGCCTGGCGATCACCCCCGCCGGGCCGCGCGTGATCGAGTTCAACGCGCGCTTCGGCGACCCGGAGACCCAGGTGGTGCTGGCCCTGCTGGAGACGCCGCTGGCCGGGCTGCTGCACGCCGCCGCCACCGGCACGCTGGGCGCGCACCCGCCGCTGCGGTGGCGCGACGGCGCGGCGGTCACCGTCGTGGTCGCGGCCGAGGGCTACCCGCAGGGCCCGCGTACCGGTGATGTGCTCACCGGCGCGGACCGCGCCGGGATCATCCACGCCGGCACCCGCCGGGACGCCGACGGCACCGTGCGCTCCGCGGGCGGCCGGGTCGTCTGCGGTACGGCCACCGGCGCGGACCTGGCCGCCGCGCGCGACGCGGCCTACGACCTGGTACGCGGCATCGAGCTGGCCGGCGCCCACCACCGCACCGACATCGCGGCGGCGGCGGTGGACGGCCGGATCACGATCCCCGGCTGA
- a CDS encoding SCP2 sterol-binding domain-containing protein, whose product MTDFDPANFANVGPKEFAQLVKSTPDDKIAEIMSGEARGKILSEVFNRMPTLFRADRAGSTNAVIHWNITGRPDGGTDTYEIVIENGTCTVSETPTRDPKLSLTMGPVEFLKIVSGGANPVMMFMTGKLKAKGDLGLAANIANLFDIPKA is encoded by the coding sequence ATGACTGACTTCGACCCGGCCAACTTCGCCAACGTCGGCCCGAAGGAGTTCGCGCAGCTGGTCAAGTCCACGCCGGACGACAAGATCGCCGAGATCATGTCCGGCGAGGCGCGCGGCAAGATCCTCAGCGAGGTCTTCAACCGGATGCCCACGCTGTTCCGCGCCGACCGCGCCGGCTCCACCAACGCGGTCATCCACTGGAACATCACCGGCCGTCCGGACGGCGGCACCGACACCTACGAGATCGTCATCGAGAACGGCACCTGCACCGTCTCGGAGACCCCCACCCGGGACCCGAAGCTCAGCCTCACCATGGGCCCGGTCGAGTTCCTGAAGATCGTCTCCGGTGGCGCCAACCCGGTGATGATGTTCATGACCGGCAAGCTGAAGGCCAAGGGTGACCTGGGCCTGGCCGCCAACATCGCCAACCTGTTCGACATCCCCAAGGCCTGA
- a CDS encoding TetR/AcrR family transcriptional regulator has product MSSPPTFKRLPRAVREQQMLDAAVKVFSRRGFHAASMDEIADDASISKPMVYAYLGTKEELFVACLHREGTRMMEAIAGAAAPDLPADERLWRGLRAFFGFVGAHRDGWAVLYRQARGSQPFAAELATMRGRLVEVVAGMLDHALRASGREVGATDLEVVAYALVGATESLADWLADHPEADAEKTATRMMNVAWLGADQLLRGVTWHPGV; this is encoded by the coding sequence GTGTCCAGCCCACCGACCTTCAAGCGCCTGCCCCGGGCCGTACGCGAGCAGCAGATGCTCGACGCGGCCGTCAAGGTCTTCTCCCGGCGCGGCTTCCACGCGGCCAGCATGGACGAGATCGCCGACGACGCCAGCATCTCCAAGCCGATGGTCTACGCCTACCTCGGCACCAAGGAAGAACTCTTCGTCGCCTGCCTGCACCGCGAGGGCACCCGGATGATGGAGGCCATCGCCGGCGCCGCCGCCCCCGACCTGCCCGCCGACGAGCGGCTCTGGCGCGGGCTGCGCGCGTTCTTCGGCTTCGTCGGCGCCCACCGCGACGGCTGGGCGGTGCTCTACCGGCAGGCGCGCGGCTCCCAGCCGTTCGCCGCCGAACTGGCCACCATGCGCGGTCGGCTGGTCGAGGTGGTCGCCGGAATGCTCGACCACGCGCTGCGCGCCTCCGGGCGCGAGGTCGGCGCCACCGACCTGGAGGTGGTCGCATACGCGCTGGTCGGCGCCACCGAGTCGCTCGCCGACTGGCTGGCCGACCACCCCGAGGCCGACGCCGAGAAGACCGCCACCCGGATGATGAACGTCGCCTGGCTCGGCGCCGACCAACTCCTACGCGGCGTCACTTGGCACCCGGGGGTGTAA
- a CDS encoding adenylosuccinate synthase: protein MPAIVLLGAQWGDEGKGKVTDLLGERVDYVVRYSGGNNAGHTVITPDGQKYALHLMPSGALSPSAMIVIGNGVVVDPKVLLQEIDGLAERGVDVSRLRISGDAHLIMPHHRALDRVVERYLGSSRIGTTGRGIGPAYGDKVARMGIRLQDLLDPGILRKKLELALREKNQTLFKVYNRKAIDVDETVEDYLQYAERLRPYIAETRVMLWDALDRGETVLLEGAQATMLDMDHGTYPFVTSSNPTAGGACVGAGIPPTAITRVIAVSKAYTTRVGSGPFPTELFDDNGQHLRKVGHEYGTTTGRERRCGWFDAVVARYACRLNGVTDLVVTKLDVLTGLAKVPICVGYEINGERFDDMPMTQTDFHHATPIYEELDGWWEDITKARTEDELPENARRYIARVEELTNTRVSVVGVGPGRDENVLRHPLLP from the coding sequence ATGCCAGCGATCGTGCTCCTCGGCGCCCAATGGGGCGACGAGGGCAAGGGCAAGGTTACCGACCTGCTGGGTGAGCGGGTCGACTACGTCGTGCGCTACTCCGGCGGCAACAACGCCGGTCACACGGTGATCACCCCGGACGGCCAGAAGTACGCCCTGCACCTGATGCCGTCCGGCGCGCTCTCCCCGAGCGCGATGATCGTCATCGGCAACGGCGTGGTGGTCGACCCGAAGGTGCTGCTGCAGGAAATCGACGGGCTCGCCGAGCGCGGCGTGGACGTCTCCCGGCTGCGTATCTCCGGCGACGCGCACCTGATCATGCCGCACCACCGGGCGCTGGACCGGGTGGTCGAGCGGTATCTGGGCAGCTCCCGGATCGGCACCACCGGCCGGGGCATCGGTCCCGCCTACGGCGACAAGGTCGCCCGGATGGGGATCCGGCTCCAGGACCTGCTCGACCCGGGCATCCTGCGCAAGAAGCTGGAGCTGGCGCTCCGGGAGAAGAACCAGACCCTGTTCAAGGTCTACAACCGCAAGGCGATCGACGTCGACGAGACCGTCGAGGACTACCTGCAGTACGCCGAGCGGCTGCGCCCGTACATCGCCGAGACCCGGGTGATGCTCTGGGACGCGCTCGACCGCGGCGAGACCGTGTTGCTGGAGGGCGCCCAGGCCACCATGCTCGACATGGACCACGGCACCTATCCGTTCGTCACCTCGTCGAACCCGACCGCCGGCGGCGCATGCGTGGGCGCGGGCATCCCGCCGACCGCGATCACCAGGGTCATCGCGGTGAGCAAGGCGTACACCACCCGGGTGGGCAGCGGTCCGTTCCCCACCGAGCTGTTCGACGACAACGGGCAGCACCTGCGCAAGGTCGGCCACGAGTACGGCACCACCACCGGCCGGGAGCGTCGCTGCGGCTGGTTCGACGCGGTCGTGGCCCGCTACGCGTGCCGCCTGAACGGCGTCACCGACCTGGTGGTCACCAAGCTGGACGTGCTGACCGGCCTGGCCAAGGTGCCGATCTGCGTCGGCTACGAGATCAACGGCGAGCGCTTCGACGACATGCCGATGACGCAGACCGACTTCCACCACGCCACCCCGATCTATGAAGAGCTCGACGGCTGGTGGGAAGACATCACCAAGGCGAGAACCGAGGACGAGCTCCCGGAGAACGCCCGCCGCTACATCGCCCGCGTCGAGGAACTCACCAACACCCGGGTGAGCGTGGTCGGAGTAGGCCCAGGCCGAGACGAAAACGTCCTCCGCCACCCCCTCCTCCCCTAA
- a CDS encoding adenylosuccinate synthetase — protein sequence MNHVLVVDLGYGDAGKGTVVDALCATRPVHTVVRFNGGAQAAHNVVLRDGRAHTFAQFGAGTFRPGVRTHLARHVVVDPLALAAEADHLASVGVPDALDRLTVDGEALLATPYHRAANRAREIARGADRHGSCGLGVGEAVAYGLAHPDEAPRVADCRRPAVLRRRLAALRDRLTAELGPLHAPPVDDCLPAYAAFADRVAIVDRSWLARALREGTCVFEGAQGVLLDEWHGFHPYTTWSTTTFANAETLLAEAGMAGTAQRLGVLRVTTTRHGPGPLVTEDPALPFTDPRNPANEWQGRFRFGHFDAVAHRYALEVAGGVDGLALTHLDLAGPRLRMCRRYVGGVDRLDPGPAGDLARQAALTGRLMRARPVLESAPGDWVAAVEEALGAPVLLSSHGPTAEEKEGPLVNAFCIGRAPA from the coding sequence TCGACCTCGGCTACGGCGACGCGGGCAAGGGCACGGTCGTCGACGCGCTCTGCGCCACCCGACCGGTCCACACTGTGGTGCGCTTCAACGGGGGCGCGCAGGCGGCACACAACGTCGTCCTGCGCGACGGGCGGGCGCACACGTTCGCGCAGTTCGGGGCCGGCACGTTCCGCCCCGGCGTGCGGACCCACCTGGCACGGCACGTGGTGGTGGACCCGCTGGCGCTGGCCGCCGAGGCCGACCACCTCGCGTCGGTCGGGGTGCCCGACGCGCTCGACCGGTTGACCGTGGACGGGGAGGCGCTGCTGGCCACCCCGTACCACCGGGCCGCCAACCGGGCCCGGGAGATCGCCCGGGGAGCCGACCGGCACGGCTCCTGCGGGCTGGGGGTGGGCGAGGCCGTCGCGTACGGCCTCGCCCACCCCGACGAGGCGCCCCGGGTGGCCGACTGCCGCCGGCCGGCGGTGCTGCGCCGCCGGCTGGCCGCGCTACGGGACCGGCTCACCGCCGAACTCGGGCCGCTGCACGCGCCGCCGGTCGACGACTGCCTGCCGGCGTACGCCGCCTTCGCCGACCGGGTGGCGATCGTCGACCGGAGCTGGCTGGCCAGGGCGCTACGCGAGGGCACCTGCGTCTTCGAGGGCGCGCAGGGGGTGCTGCTGGACGAGTGGCACGGCTTCCACCCGTACACCACGTGGAGCACCACGACGTTCGCCAACGCGGAGACGCTGCTCGCCGAGGCGGGGATGGCCGGCACCGCCCAGCGGCTCGGGGTGCTGCGGGTGACCACCACCCGGCACGGCCCCGGGCCGCTGGTCACCGAGGACCCGGCGCTGCCGTTCACCGACCCGCGCAACCCCGCCAACGAGTGGCAGGGCCGGTTCCGGTTCGGGCACTTCGACGCGGTGGCCCACCGGTACGCGCTGGAGGTGGCCGGCGGGGTGGACGGGCTGGCGCTCACCCACCTCGACCTGGCCGGGCCTCGCCTGCGCATGTGTCGTCGTTACGTCGGCGGCGTCGACCGGCTCGATCCCGGACCGGCCGGGGACCTGGCGCGGCAGGCGGCGCTGACCGGGCGGCTGATGCGGGCGCGGCCGGTGTTGGAGTCGGCCCCGGGCGACTGGGTGGCGGCGGTGGAGGAGGCGCTGGGCGCGCCGGTGCTGCTCAGCTCGCACGGCCCCACCGCCGAGGAGAAGGAGGGGCCCCTTGTTAACGCCTTTTGTATAGGAAGGGCCCCCGCTTAA
- a CDS encoding diacylglycerol kinase family protein codes for MYDVVLLTLGSGRGAPGGGCGSGGACCGGADDTAATPETDRCETPRVPVLACADALTARGARVTTVTARSDAEIDEVLARLDGPPRADGLPWPDSDGKTRLVVATASDGQLRAVLRRLVRRYAPPPSRRPADLAENRTLPDLPPVGVLPLDPARAGTARDVAAQLGLPRDPAAVAAAVLDGTPRRLDLLRNDGGSVTLDGALLGAADDAGRPLHWRARVEVDGTVLSDGSEPISACAIGNAGGYARLGEVALLADPDPADGRLAVGVAVPVVTRSALGRKRVRLEVRRARGRAVAVVPRDEKVPFLDDGVEGELSRKRSWWTEPGAWAVWTG; via the coding sequence GTGTACGACGTGGTGCTGCTCACCCTCGGCTCGGGGCGGGGCGCTCCCGGTGGGGGCTGCGGCAGCGGCGGAGCCTGCTGCGGCGGCGCGGACGACACCGCCGCCACGCCCGAGACCGACCGCTGCGAGACGCCGCGTGTGCCGGTGCTGGCCTGCGCTGACGCGTTGACCGCCCGGGGTGCCCGGGTGACCACGGTGACCGCCCGGTCGGACGCGGAGATCGACGAGGTGCTGGCCCGCCTCGACGGGCCGCCCCGCGCCGACGGCCTGCCCTGGCCGGACTCCGACGGCAAGACCCGACTCGTCGTCGCCACGGCCAGTGACGGTCAGTTGCGCGCCGTGCTGCGCCGGCTGGTCCGCAGGTACGCTCCACCGCCCAGCCGCCGCCCGGCGGACCTGGCCGAGAACCGGACGCTGCCCGACCTGCCGCCGGTCGGCGTACTCCCGTTGGACCCGGCCCGGGCCGGGACGGCGCGGGACGTGGCGGCGCAACTCGGGCTTCCCCGCGACCCGGCGGCGGTGGCCGCGGCGGTGCTGGACGGCACGCCGCGCCGGCTCGACCTGCTGCGCAACGACGGTGGCTCGGTGACGCTCGACGGCGCGCTGCTCGGCGCGGCCGACGACGCCGGCCGGCCGCTGCACTGGCGGGCCCGGGTCGAGGTCGACGGCACGGTGCTCAGCGACGGCAGCGAGCCGATCAGCGCGTGCGCGATCGGCAACGCCGGCGGCTACGCGCGTCTCGGCGAGGTGGCCCTGCTCGCCGACCCGGACCCGGCCGACGGTCGACTGGCGGTCGGTGTGGCCGTGCCCGTGGTCACCCGATCGGCGTTGGGCCGGAAGAGGGTCCGGCTCGAGGTGCGCCGGGCTCGGGGCCGGGCGGTGGCGGTCGTGCCTCGGGACGAGAAGGTGCCCTTCCTCGACGACGGGGTCGAGGGCGAGTTGAGCCGGAAGCGGTCCTGGTGGACCGAGCCGGGCGCCTGGGCGGTCTGGACGGGCTGA
- a CDS encoding AMP-binding protein: MDLPFIVATLTRRGLLAPGRPIRVASQLNALRRWGWSLAGELRQAAARDPGRVAVVDEHGASLTYQELLDRSERLARSLRSGLGVQTGDRVGLLCRNHHGLIEAIVASMLLGADAVLVNTGLSAAQLVTVAEEQGLRALVHDAEFADRVLGLPAELHRIDERRQEELIAGAVPGDRLQPPERDGRTIVLTSGTTGTPKGARRPTPHGFGPLVSIIDRIPLHARDVVMIAAPIFHTWGYAALQVSFALRATVVLHRRFDPAATLAALAEQSCDALFAVPVMLQRLMEVAPPQPRPPLKVVAVSGSALPGNLATAFMDRYGDVLYNLYGSTEVSWASIAGPADLRAAPTSAGRPPHGTRLEILDEAGQPVRAGQVGRIFVGNEMLFEGYTSGTGRESRDGLLDTGDLGRLNPDGLLFVDGRADDMIVSGGENVFPSEVEDLIARLPQVREVAVIGVPDPEYGQRLAAFLALRPGETLDPEAVREYVRRYLARFSMPRDVVFVKYLPRNATGKVLGRELRRYFD; this comes from the coding sequence GTGGACCTGCCGTTCATCGTCGCCACGCTGACCCGACGCGGACTACTCGCCCCGGGCCGCCCGATCCGGGTCGCCTCGCAGCTCAACGCGCTGCGCCGGTGGGGCTGGAGCCTCGCCGGGGAGTTGCGCCAGGCTGCCGCCCGTGACCCCGGCCGCGTCGCCGTCGTGGACGAGCACGGCGCCTCACTCACCTACCAGGAGTTGCTGGACCGGTCGGAGCGGCTGGCCCGCTCGCTGCGGTCCGGGCTCGGCGTGCAGACCGGCGACCGGGTGGGGCTGCTCTGCCGCAACCACCACGGCCTCATCGAGGCGATCGTCGCGTCGATGCTGCTCGGCGCGGACGCCGTCCTGGTCAACACCGGTCTCTCCGCCGCGCAGTTGGTCACCGTCGCCGAGGAGCAGGGCCTGCGCGCGCTGGTGCACGACGCGGAGTTCGCCGACCGGGTCCTCGGCCTCCCGGCCGAACTGCACCGGATCGACGAGCGGCGGCAGGAGGAGCTGATCGCCGGCGCCGTGCCGGGCGACAGGCTCCAGCCGCCGGAGCGCGACGGCCGGACCATCGTGCTGACCTCCGGCACCACCGGCACCCCCAAGGGCGCCCGTCGCCCCACCCCGCACGGCTTCGGCCCGCTGGTGTCCATCATCGACCGGATCCCGCTGCACGCGCGCGACGTCGTCATGATCGCCGCGCCGATCTTCCACACCTGGGGGTACGCCGCCCTCCAGGTCTCGTTCGCGCTGCGCGCCACAGTGGTGCTGCACCGCCGCTTCGACCCGGCCGCCACCCTGGCCGCGCTGGCCGAACAGTCCTGCGACGCGCTCTTCGCCGTACCGGTGATGCTGCAACGGCTGATGGAGGTCGCGCCGCCGCAGCCCCGCCCGCCGCTCAAGGTGGTGGCGGTCAGCGGCTCCGCCCTGCCGGGCAACCTGGCCACCGCCTTCATGGACCGCTACGGCGACGTGCTCTACAACCTCTACGGCTCGACCGAGGTTTCCTGGGCGTCCATCGCCGGCCCGGCCGACCTGCGCGCCGCGCCCACCTCCGCCGGCCGCCCGCCGCACGGCACCCGGCTGGAGATCCTGGACGAGGCCGGCCAGCCGGTCCGCGCCGGGCAGGTCGGGCGCATCTTCGTCGGCAACGAGATGCTCTTCGAGGGCTACACCTCGGGCACCGGCCGGGAGAGCCGCGACGGCCTGCTGGACACCGGCGACCTCGGCCGGTTGAACCCGGACGGTCTGCTCTTCGTCGACGGGCGGGCCGACGACATGATCGTCTCGGGTGGGGAGAACGTCTTCCCCTCCGAGGTGGAGGACCTGATCGCCCGGTTGCCGCAGGTCCGCGAGGTGGCGGTGATTGGCGTGCCGGACCCGGAGTACGGGCAGCGGCTGGCCGCGTTCCTGGCGCTGCGCCCCGGCGAGACGCTCGACCCGGAGGCGGTCCGCGAATACGTCCGGCGCTACCTGGCCCGCTTCTCGATGCCCCGGGACGTGGTCTTCGTCAAGTACCTGCCCCGCAACGCCACCGGCAAGGTGCTCGGCCGGGAGCTGCGCCGCTACTTCGACTGA
- a CDS encoding acyl-CoA dehydrogenase family protein gives MAEFSLDLNEEQRDLRDWVHGFAAEVVRPAAAEWDAREETPWPVIQEAAKVGLYGFEFLATCWADPTGLSLPIASEELFWGDAGIGLSIFGTALAVAGIYGAGTPDQLVEWVPQCFGDVDQPAVAAFCTSEPEAGSDVGSMRTRAVYDQATDEWVLNGQKAYATNGGIAGVHVVTASIEPELGSRGQAAFVVPPGTPGLNATRKLRKLGLRASHTADVFLDDVRVPGRCLLGGKDALDERLARARAGQRASGQAAMRTFELSRPTVGAQALGVARAAYEYALDYAKSRVQFGRPIIENQAVAFALADMKMEIDAARLLVWRASWMGRNNRPFTAGEGSMSKLKAGEVAVSVTDRAVQLLGGAGFLRDHPVERWYRDAKIYTIFEGTSEIQRLVISRAISGMQIR, from the coding sequence ATGGCCGAGTTCTCGCTCGACCTGAACGAGGAGCAGCGAGACCTTCGCGACTGGGTGCACGGCTTCGCCGCCGAAGTCGTGCGCCCGGCCGCGGCCGAGTGGGACGCCCGGGAGGAGACTCCCTGGCCGGTCATCCAGGAAGCGGCGAAGGTCGGCCTGTACGGGTTCGAGTTCCTCGCCACCTGCTGGGCCGACCCCACCGGCCTCTCCCTGCCGATCGCCAGTGAGGAACTCTTCTGGGGTGACGCCGGCATCGGCCTGAGCATCTTCGGCACCGCCCTCGCGGTCGCCGGCATCTACGGCGCCGGCACCCCCGACCAGCTCGTCGAGTGGGTGCCGCAGTGCTTCGGCGACGTCGACCAGCCGGCCGTCGCCGCGTTCTGCACCAGCGAGCCGGAGGCCGGCTCCGACGTCGGGTCGATGCGCACCCGCGCCGTTTACGACCAGGCCACCGACGAGTGGGTGCTCAACGGCCAGAAGGCGTACGCGACCAACGGTGGCATCGCCGGGGTGCACGTGGTCACCGCCTCGATCGAGCCGGAGCTGGGCTCACGCGGTCAGGCCGCGTTCGTCGTACCGCCGGGCACGCCCGGCCTCAACGCCACCCGCAAGCTGCGCAAGCTCGGGCTGCGCGCCTCGCACACCGCCGACGTCTTCCTCGACGACGTCCGGGTGCCGGGCCGCTGCCTGCTCGGCGGCAAGGACGCCCTCGACGAGCGGCTGGCCCGGGCCCGCGCCGGCCAGCGCGCCTCCGGCCAGGCGGCGATGCGGACGTTCGAGCTGTCCCGCCCGACCGTCGGCGCGCAGGCGCTCGGGGTGGCCCGCGCCGCCTACGAGTACGCGCTCGACTACGCCAAGAGCCGGGTGCAGTTCGGGCGGCCGATCATCGAGAACCAGGCGGTCGCGTTCGCGCTCGCCGACATGAAGATGGAGATCGACGCGGCCCGACTGCTGGTCTGGCGGGCCTCCTGGATGGGTCGCAACAACCGGCCGTTCACCGCCGGCGAGGGCTCGATGTCCAAGCTCAAGGCCGGCGAGGTGGCCGTCTCGGTGACCGACCGGGCGGTCCAGCTCCTCGGCGGGGCGGGCTTCCTGCGCGACCACCCGGTCGAACGGTGGTACCGGGACGCCAAGATCTACACCATCTTCGAGGGCACTTCCGAGATCCAGCGGCTGGTCATCTCCCGGGCCATCTCCGGGATGCAGATCCGCTGA
- a CDS encoding DedA family protein, protein MGDVLDLLHQTVTSPWVYLVIIAVTAVDAFFPAVPGETVVITAGVFAAGGEPNLVAVIVTAALGALLGDHVSYAIGRGGGAHRLARLPGDSRRRASSDWARRAVDRRGGMILTTARYVPGGRTAVTLTMGAVRYPLRSFLLYDALACGTWGIYCGLLGYFGGLAFEHNPVTALLAGVGISLAVTGLFEAARWARRRARSRAAARRGC, encoded by the coding sequence ATGGGGGACGTGCTCGACCTGCTGCACCAGACGGTGACCTCGCCGTGGGTGTACCTGGTGATCATCGCGGTCACCGCCGTCGACGCGTTCTTCCCGGCGGTACCCGGCGAGACCGTGGTGATCACCGCCGGGGTCTTCGCGGCCGGCGGCGAACCGAACCTGGTGGCGGTGATCGTGACCGCCGCGCTCGGCGCGCTGCTCGGCGACCACGTCTCGTACGCCATCGGGCGCGGCGGCGGCGCGCACCGGCTGGCCCGGCTACCCGGCGACAGCCGGCGGCGGGCGAGTTCCGACTGGGCCCGCCGGGCGGTCGACCGGCGGGGCGGGATGATCCTGACCACCGCCCGCTACGTCCCCGGCGGCCGCACCGCGGTCACGCTCACCATGGGCGCGGTCCGCTATCCGCTGCGCTCGTTCCTGCTCTACGACGCGCTGGCGTGCGGCACCTGGGGGATCTACTGCGGGCTGCTCGGCTACTTCGGCGGTCTGGCCTTCGAGCACAACCCGGTCACCGCTCTGCTCGCCGGCGTCGGCATCTCGCTGGCGGTCACCGGGCTGTTCGAGGCAGCCCGTTGGGCCCGGCGGCGGGCGCGATCCCGGGCCGCCGCGCGGCGGGGGTGTTAA